DNA from Streptomyces luteogriseus:
ACCAGCTGCGCGCCTTCGCGGACATCGTCGACGAGGGTGCCTTCCTCGACGTCGTCATCAACCACCCCGACGACACCGCGACCCCGCCGATCCCGGACCTGCGCCGCTACAAGGTGGCGCTGGGCGTGGTCGCCGTCTACTCGGCGTCGAACTTCCCCTTCGCCTTCTCCGTCGCGGGCGGCGACACCGCGAGCGCCCTCGCGGCCGGCTGCCCCGTAGTCGTCAAGTCCCACCCGGACCACCCGGCGCTGTCCGAGTACGTCGCCAAGGTGCTGCGCCGCGCCGCCGCCCGGCACGACATTCCCGAGGGCGTCGTGGGTCTGGTCCACGGCTTCGAGGCGGGCATCGAGCTGATCAAGCACCCGCTGGTCGCGGCGGCCGGCTTCACCGGCTCCGTGCGCGGCGGGCGCGCCCTCTTCGACGCGGCGGCGGCCCGCCCGGTCCCGATCCCCTTCCACGGCGAGCTGGGCTCCCTGAACCCGGTCGTCGTCACCGAAGCCGCCGCGGCCGAGCGGGCCGAGGCGATCGGCGCCGGACTCGCCGGTTCGATGACGCTGGGCGTCGGCCAGTTCTGCGTGAAGCCGGGCCTCGTCCTCGCGCCGGCCGGTGCCGCGGGCGACGCCCTGCTGAAGTCCCTGACGGACGCCGTCAGCGACACCGACGCCGGGGTCCTGCTCGACCACCGCATGCGCGACAACTTCGTGGCCGGCGTCGCCGAGCGGGCCGGGCTGCCCGACGTCGACTCCCCGGTCACGCCCGGCGCGGGCGGCGAGCACACCGTCAGCGCGGGCTTCCTCACCGTCCCGGCGAGCAGGCTGGCCGCCGAGGGCGAGCACGACCTGCTCCTGGAGGAGTGCTTCGGGCCGGTCACCGTGGTGGCCCGCTACGAGGACGAGACCGAGGTGAAGGCGGTGCTGTCGCGTCTGCCGGGGAACCTCACGGCGACGGTGCAGCTGTCCGAGGAGGAGGCGGCGGGCGAGGGCCGCGGAGCGGAGATCCTCGCGGAGCTGACGCCACTGGCGGGGCGCGTGCTGGTCAACGGCTGGCCGACGGGTGTCGCCGTCGCGGCGGCCCAGCACCACGGGGGGCCGTACCCGGCCACGACGTCGACGTCCACGTCGGTGGGTGGTACGGCGATCGAGCGGTGGATGCGGCCCGTCGCGTATCAGAACGCGCCGTCTGCGTTGCTTCCCGCCGAGTTGAGGGACGAGAACCCGCTGGGGCTGCCGCGGCGGTTCAACGGGCGTCTGGAGCGGTAAGCGCCGTAGGGGCGTGGTGAGTTGCCGGCTTGCGGTTGGCCGTGGCTTGTCGCGCAGTTCCCCGCGCCCCTGAGGGGCGGACCTGAAAGACTTGGTCGAATGGATCTCGAACTTCCCGAACTTCCCTTCGGTCTGCGCACATATGGCCCCGAAGCCCATTGGTCCTACGAGGACGGTGTGCTCACCGCCTGGGCCGGGGCGCGGCAGGACCGGTTCGTGCCGCCCACCGGGGAGGGGCTGGACCCCGCTTCCGACGCGCCCCGGCTGCTCGGGGCGCCCGAAGGGGACTTCCAGCTGATCGCCAAGGTCACCGTCGGGTTCGGTGCGGCCTTCGACGCCGGGGTGCTCTACGTCCACGTGGGGGAGCGGGCCTGGGCGAAGCTCTGCCTGGAGTACTCCCCTGACGTCCCCACCGTCTGCACGGTGGTCACCCGGGGGCACTCCGACGACGCCAACTCCTTCACCGTGGATGGCAGTTCCGTCTGGCTCCGGGTCAGCCGCACCGGCCGGGCCTTCGCCTTCCACGCCTCGCGCGACGGCGAACGCTGGACCTTCGTCCGCCTGTTCACCCTCGGTGGCGAGAAGGAGACCGGCGCGGCCCTGGTCGGCTTCAT
Protein-coding regions in this window:
- a CDS encoding DUF1349 domain-containing protein; this translates as MDLELPELPFGLRTYGPEAHWSYEDGVLTAWAGARQDRFVPPTGEGLDPASDAPRLLGAPEGDFQLIAKVTVGFGAAFDAGVLYVHVGERAWAKLCLEYSPDVPTVCTVVTRGHSDDANSFTVDGSSVWLRVSRTGRAFAFHASRDGERWTFVRLFTLGGEKETGAALVGFMAQSPMGEGCVVTYDHVEFRPSWPDDLRDGS
- a CDS encoding aldehyde dehydrogenase (NADP(+)) yields the protein MAAAPVWSVDPRTGKQREQVAVEATAQEVDAAVRAAHEARGALADRTVRAAFLRTAADELQAAKDGLVETADAETALGPVRLTGELARTCYQLRAFADIVDEGAFLDVVINHPDDTATPPIPDLRRYKVALGVVAVYSASNFPFAFSVAGGDTASALAAGCPVVVKSHPDHPALSEYVAKVLRRAAARHDIPEGVVGLVHGFEAGIELIKHPLVAAAGFTGSVRGGRALFDAAAARPVPIPFHGELGSLNPVVVTEAAAAERAEAIGAGLAGSMTLGVGQFCVKPGLVLAPAGAAGDALLKSLTDAVSDTDAGVLLDHRMRDNFVAGVAERAGLPDVDSPVTPGAGGEHTVSAGFLTVPASRLAAEGEHDLLLEECFGPVTVVARYEDETEVKAVLSRLPGNLTATVQLSEEEAAGEGRGAEILAELTPLAGRVLVNGWPTGVAVAAAQHHGGPYPATTSTSTSVGGTAIERWMRPVAYQNAPSALLPAELRDENPLGLPRRFNGRLER